The following coding sequences lie in one Colias croceus chromosome 1, ilColCroc2.1 genomic window:
- the LOC123699329 gene encoding protein naked cuticle homolog yields MTCYETLRASAPAADAPMAHHFVKWWRNKFRNGYKKFSIGTESERTDTEELVGRAASQCSAPPDLLPSEARALLQPATPPPVPVRNSEPCSKRISSPVQNADCNENKQPRLRFEELTCDVELQHPQSSKQQPLQFSFTLYDLDGHGRMTKDDIAGIVSTIYESLGKSVTVPHYGSKTIQVRLTVVPEDGQPRSQREKRDARRRRRREQATVNTSAPPDCAEHSEEEQHERLSHEEDASSKSSCSDRKPPPQRPAPILRQRHHRHPRREHRERKYTKKRSGSLQRRELLEIIQANMEKNHLSFQASRKPSDPSAYEDDISSKYQKIRNRSHTVNEKSHTYHKVKTENTGNGYLDLASGGDSNLCRYDRYLHAVICSSAKHAHTGYHQKQTAPSRHTRASHPANPRSRSHDLSSQTQQPRVLQIIFL; encoded by the exons ATGACGTGCTACGAAACGTTGAGAGCTTCGGCACCCGCGGCGGACGCCCCCATGGCGCACCACTTCGTCAAGTGGTGGCGCAACAAGTTTAGAAATGGATATAAGAAATTTAGCA TTGGAACAGAAAGTGAGCGCACGGATACAGAGGAATTGGTCGGGAGGGCCGCTTCCCAATGCTCGGCACCTCCAGATTTGTTGCCAAGTGAAGCGCGCGCCCTCCTCCAGCCTGCCACTCCGCCTCCAGTACCAGTGAGGAACTCTGAACCTTGCTCAAAGAGAATATCATCGCCCGTGCAGAATGCGGACtgcaatgaaaataaacagcCAAGACTCCGCTTcgag gaGTTAACTTGTGACGTTGAGCTGCAACATCCGCAATCTTCAAAACAACAACCGCTACAGTTTTCCTTTACGCTGTATGATCTTGATGGGCATGGACGGATGACTAAAGAT GATATAGCTGGAATTGTATCCACAATATATGAATCCCTTGGAAAGTCTGTCACAGTTCCTCATTATGGATCTAAAACTATACAAGTACGATTGACAGTAGTCCCTGAAGATGGACAACCTCGCAGTCAAAGGGAGAAAAGGGACGCCAGACGAAGACGGCGACGCGAACAAGCAACGGTTAACACGAGCGCTCCCCCAGATTGTGCCGAACATAGTGAGGAAGAACAGCATGAAAGATTATCACATGAGGAAGATGCGTCATCAAAGTCGTCATGTTCGGATCGAAAGCCCCCTCCGCAAAGGCCTGCACCCATTTTACGGCAGAGACATCACCGACATCCGCGGAGAGAACATCGAGAACGCAAATATACAAAGAAACGTTCGGGGAGTCTACAGAGGCGCGAATTACTGGAAATCATTCAGGCCaatatggaaaaaaatcaCCTGAGTTTTCAAGCATCAAG AAAGCCCAGCGATCCATCCGCCTATGAAGACGACATTAGTAGTAAATATCAGAAGATTCGAAACAGATCTCATACTGTGAATGAAAAATCTCATACTTATCATAAAGTGAAAACAGAAAACACAGGAAATGGATATTTGGATCTTGCTAGTGGTGGCGATTCAAACTTGTGCAGATACGATAGATATTTGCATGCCGTTATATGTTCTTCAGCGAAACATGCACATACGGGTTATCATCAAAAGCAAACTGCACCGTCACGACACACGCGCGCGTCCCATCCTGCGAACCCGCGGTCTCGCTCCCACGACCTTTCCTCACAGACGCAGCAACCGAGAGTACTCcaaataatattcttataG